A stretch of the Bacillus licheniformis DSM 13 = ATCC 14580 genome encodes the following:
- a CDS encoding HAD-IIB family hydrolase, which yields MSYHETLSFHTLQQVNKPKYAVFCDFDETYFAHSITDESRKALMDLETFIHSHHLDHKILLGWVTGSSLSSVLAKMKRGGFRYLPHFVAGDLGTEITYFSEEGQVSDKDWEARLQESNFSHDLVEEIKQTLSKKYEIALVPQTQHGFSRYKINYYYKSLEESIDKRALEAIRRLAREHGIGVNINRCNPLAGDPENSYDVDFIPLRTGKPYIVDFILDKFAIERENSFAFGDSGNDVDMLKKTGHGYLVGNATAEAKSLHSRMTEGSYTAGILEVLKAHIKR from the coding sequence ATGTCGTATCATGAAACACTTTCTTTTCACACCTTGCAGCAAGTAAACAAGCCGAAGTACGCCGTATTTTGCGATTTTGATGAGACATATTTCGCCCACAGCATCACCGATGAATCGAGAAAAGCGCTCATGGACCTTGAAACATTTATTCATTCGCACCATCTTGATCACAAGATTTTGCTCGGCTGGGTGACCGGGAGCAGCCTGTCATCCGTTCTTGCAAAAATGAAGCGGGGAGGCTTTCGATATCTTCCGCATTTTGTCGCCGGTGACCTTGGCACTGAAATCACTTATTTCTCTGAAGAAGGCCAAGTCTCTGATAAAGATTGGGAAGCCCGATTGCAAGAATCAAATTTCTCCCATGATCTGGTCGAAGAAATCAAGCAGACTCTCTCTAAAAAATATGAGATTGCGCTTGTGCCTCAGACTCAGCATGGCTTTTCCCGCTATAAAATCAACTATTACTATAAATCGTTGGAAGAGAGCATAGATAAGAGGGCGCTTGAAGCCATCAGGCGGCTTGCAAGAGAGCATGGAATAGGAGTAAATATCAATCGCTGCAACCCTTTGGCAGGCGATCCGGAAAACAGCTATGATGTGGACTTTATCCCCTTGCGGACAGGCAAACCGTACATTGTGGATTTTATATTGGATAAATTCGCGATAGAGAGGGAGAATTCATTTGCTTTCGGCGACAGCGGAAACGATGTGGATATGCTAAAAAAAACCGGACATGGTTATCTGGTGGGGAATGCGACAGCAGAAGCCAAGTCGCTCCATTCCCGTATGACAGAAGGCAGCTATACGGCTGGAATTTTAGAAGTGCTAAAAGCCCATATCAAACGATAA
- a CDS encoding DegT/DnrJ/EryC1/StrS family aminotransferase, translated as MKTANENMTCTSKQLFVLLNDLKEGKLAGECRIDDTLANQKLKETLQQDQFDITANLLNRMDSPPSRVDFMPLHRLITEEEVDDVVHAVKDVLPTGQFTSGFYVGVFEAEIAAFLSKKHVMASSSGTDAMIVALKAAGVGQGDEVIMPANSFAATENAVLAAGGTPIFCDIDPVTFCMDPSEIEACVTLKTKCILPVHLYGKLPDMEAIAKTADKYGIPIIEDACQAIGVSDLGKNSLCSILSFNPYKNLGTCGKAGAIVTDDPSFASACMEYMYHGFELNQKNKKAADYGFNAKIDNLQAAIGLARMKYLSLNNLKRLYLADRYIAHLQQYEDRGLIKLPQMTDDHVWHLFTIKILNGNRDQVKDMMLKFHNVQTDIYYPILSHHQNTPLVKANYRHTSLPVTESVHKQMLQLPLYPGLTVEEQDKVMEALIDVVS; from the coding sequence ATGAAAACCGCAAACGAAAACATGACTTGCACGAGCAAACAGCTATTTGTCCTTCTGAATGATTTGAAGGAAGGAAAGCTCGCTGGTGAATGCCGTATAGACGACACACTGGCCAATCAAAAATTAAAAGAGACATTGCAGCAGGATCAATTCGACATAACCGCCAATTTGCTGAACAGAATGGATTCCCCGCCCTCCAGAGTTGACTTTATGCCGCTTCATCGACTGATCACAGAAGAAGAAGTAGATGACGTGGTTCATGCGGTGAAAGACGTGCTGCCGACCGGGCAATTTACAAGCGGTTTTTATGTTGGCGTATTTGAAGCTGAAATAGCTGCTTTTTTGAGCAAAAAGCATGTCATGGCTTCATCCAGCGGAACCGATGCCATGATTGTCGCGCTGAAGGCTGCGGGTGTTGGACAAGGTGATGAAGTCATTATGCCTGCAAACAGCTTTGCTGCAACGGAAAACGCCGTGCTCGCAGCTGGAGGCACTCCGATTTTCTGCGATATTGACCCTGTTACATTTTGCATGGATCCTTCAGAAATTGAAGCATGTGTCACTTTGAAAACGAAATGCATTTTGCCTGTACACCTTTATGGAAAGCTGCCTGACATGGAAGCCATTGCAAAAACCGCTGATAAATACGGCATCCCGATTATTGAAGACGCCTGCCAGGCGATCGGCGTTTCCGATCTGGGAAAAAACAGCCTTTGCTCCATATTAAGCTTCAATCCGTATAAAAATCTCGGCACTTGCGGAAAAGCCGGCGCAATTGTGACGGATGATCCATCATTTGCATCCGCATGCATGGAATATATGTATCACGGCTTTGAACTGAATCAAAAAAATAAAAAGGCGGCTGACTACGGCTTTAACGCTAAGATTGATAATCTGCAAGCCGCTATTGGACTGGCAAGGATGAAATATCTTTCTTTAAATAATCTGAAGCGCTTATATTTAGCAGATCGTTATATTGCGCATTTGCAGCAGTATGAAGACAGAGGTCTGATCAAATTGCCTCAAATGACCGATGATCATGTATGGCATTTGTTTACAATTAAAATACTAAACGGAAATCGTGACCAAGTCAAAGATATGATGCTTAAATTTCATAATGTCCAAACAGATATATACTACCCGATTTTATCCCATCATCAAAACACACCACTTGTAAAAGCCAATTATCGGCACACATCACTGCCGGTCACTGAATCAGTGCATAAACAAATGCTTCAGCTTCCTCTCTATCCGGGGCTCACCGTAGAAGAACAAGACAAAGTAATGGAGGCCTTAATTGATGTCGTATCATGA
- a CDS encoding LacI family DNA-binding transcriptional regulator, giving the protein MPTIDEIAKLSNVSKTTVSRVLNDHPYVSEEKRKRVLEVIEKLDYIPNTSARKLRSNKTMFLAVSVPHADHPFFAQLMKHMSAEALKHQYKVIVFQTFYQKQNELKVLELLKRKEVDGVMLCSLENEWEDIKKYVKYGPVVMANEFHAEADVPVICYDEFEAGYKGTELFIQKGHHLMAFCCDTIHSKAQIMRKEGFMKALSDAGLRFQEKWMFSHAFTIHDGFRIMDQIHNMSEKPTAIFTGNDQVAAGIIKRARYYQYEVPKQLAVLGYDNQSICEVTDPEITTIDIPVEELAQKAVCAMVNLLNGESGLQRDVVTLSPALKIRQSV; this is encoded by the coding sequence ATGCCTACGATTGACGAAATTGCAAAATTAAGTAATGTGTCAAAAACAACTGTTTCAAGAGTACTGAACGATCATCCCTATGTATCTGAAGAAAAAAGGAAGCGGGTTTTGGAAGTCATCGAAAAATTGGACTACATCCCGAACACGTCTGCACGAAAGCTCAGATCCAACAAAACGATGTTTCTCGCAGTGTCTGTCCCACACGCGGACCACCCCTTCTTCGCTCAGCTTATGAAGCATATGTCCGCTGAAGCGCTGAAACACCAATACAAAGTCATTGTGTTTCAGACGTTTTATCAAAAGCAGAATGAACTGAAAGTACTGGAGCTGCTCAAGAGGAAAGAAGTCGACGGCGTTATGCTATGCAGCCTTGAAAATGAATGGGAAGACATCAAAAAATACGTCAAATACGGTCCCGTGGTTATGGCAAATGAATTCCACGCCGAAGCGGACGTGCCGGTGATCTGCTATGACGAATTCGAAGCCGGATATAAAGGAACGGAGCTTTTTATTCAAAAAGGGCATCATTTAATGGCCTTTTGCTGTGACACGATACACAGCAAGGCCCAGATTATGAGAAAAGAAGGGTTTATGAAAGCATTGTCTGATGCAGGTTTGCGTTTCCAGGAGAAGTGGATGTTCAGCCACGCATTTACCATTCATGACGGCTTCCGCATTATGGACCAGATCCACAACATGTCCGAAAAGCCGACCGCCATTTTTACGGGAAACGACCAAGTGGCCGCAGGAATTATTAAAAGGGCCCGATATTATCAATATGAAGTGCCAAAGCAGCTTGCAGTGCTTGGATATGACAATCAATCGATCTGTGAGGTGACCGATCCGGAAATCACGACAATCGATATACCTGTTGAAGAGCTGGCTCAAAAAGCCGTATGTGCAATGGTAAACCTTCTGAATGGGGAAAGCGGCTTACAGAGGGATGTCGTGACACTGTCCCCTGCATTAAAAATAAGACAATCTGTTTAG
- the prmC gene encoding peptide chain release factor N(5)-glutamine methyltransferase yields the protein MKTIFEALRWASSYLTEAGRDRNAAEILLTDQLNIDRSKLLASFHDVISESDFARFKKSVELHHQGVPVQYITGKESFYGREFSVNEHVLIPRPETEEVVEAVLSEAERVFHGTDRLKAVDVGTGSGAIAVTLALESPRFSVTATDISEQALSTARHNADRLGAKVDFLCGDLLEPLIARQKKADVIVSNPPYISEEDMRTLSDVVRLHEPAGALTDGADGLQFYKRFMKEIPSVIADQALVVFEIGWTQGNAVKDMFHRFFPDADVRVKKDLNGKDRIVCAVIEQHS from the coding sequence ATGAAAACAATTTTTGAAGCCCTCAGGTGGGCTTCTTCTTATTTGACGGAAGCGGGAAGAGACCGGAATGCCGCGGAAATTTTGCTGACAGATCAGCTGAACATCGACCGCAGCAAACTGTTGGCAAGCTTCCATGATGTCATATCAGAGTCTGATTTTGCGAGGTTTAAAAAATCTGTCGAGCTTCATCATCAAGGAGTGCCTGTTCAATATATCACCGGAAAAGAGTCCTTTTACGGAAGGGAATTTTCGGTAAATGAACACGTTCTGATTCCGCGTCCTGAAACAGAGGAAGTCGTTGAAGCTGTCCTTTCCGAAGCGGAAAGAGTTTTTCACGGGACAGATCGTCTTAAAGCTGTCGATGTCGGTACAGGAAGCGGGGCGATTGCAGTGACCCTTGCGCTTGAGAGCCCGCGTTTTTCCGTCACGGCGACGGATATTTCGGAACAAGCTTTAAGTACCGCAAGACACAACGCTGACCGGCTTGGGGCGAAAGTGGATTTCCTCTGCGGTGATTTGCTTGAACCGCTTATCGCGCGACAGAAGAAAGCTGATGTCATCGTTTCGAATCCACCTTATATATCCGAGGAAGACATGAGGACGCTGTCAGATGTCGTCCGTCTCCATGAACCCGCCGGGGCTTTAACGGACGGTGCTGACGGATTGCAGTTTTATAAGCGTTTCATGAAGGAAATTCCATCTGTCATCGCAGATCAGGCACTGGTGGTGTTTGAAATCGGCTGGACTCAGGGGAATGCCGTTAAAGACATGTTTCACCGGTTCTTTCCTGATGCTGACGTGCGGGTGAAGAAAGATCTTAATGGAAAAGACCGCATCGTCTGCGCGGTAATTGAACAACATAGTTAA
- the prfA gene encoding peptide chain release factor 1: protein MLDRLKSIEDRYEKLNELLSDPEVVNDPKKLREYSKEQSDLQETVEVYRRYRSASEQLSDAKAMLEEKLDSDMREMVKEEISELQEEIESLTDQLKVLLIPKDPNDDKNVIMEIRGAAGGEEAALFAGNLYRMYSRYAELQGWKTEVMEANMTGTGGYKEIIFMINGNGAYSRLKYENGAHRVQRVPETESGGRIHTSTATVACLPEAEEVEVDIHEKDIRVDTFASSGPGGQSVNTTMSAVRLTHLPTGVVVSCQDEKSQIKNKEKAMKVLRARIYDKFQQEAQAEYDQNRKSAVGTGDRSERIRTYNFPQNRVTDHRIGLTIQKLDQILEGKLDEVIDALIVEDQASKLQQAES, encoded by the coding sequence GTGTTAGACCGTTTAAAATCGATAGAGGACCGGTACGAAAAATTAAATGAACTATTAAGCGATCCGGAGGTTGTCAACGATCCGAAGAAGCTTAGAGAATATTCGAAAGAACAATCTGATTTACAGGAAACAGTTGAAGTATACAGACGTTATCGTAGCGCGTCGGAACAGCTGAGCGATGCTAAAGCGATGCTTGAAGAAAAGCTTGACTCCGACATGCGCGAGATGGTGAAAGAGGAGATTTCCGAACTGCAGGAAGAAATCGAGTCGCTCACAGATCAGCTGAAGGTATTGCTGATCCCTAAAGATCCGAATGATGACAAAAACGTTATCATGGAAATCCGCGGCGCAGCGGGCGGAGAAGAGGCCGCTTTATTTGCCGGCAACCTTTACCGCATGTACAGCCGCTACGCAGAGCTCCAAGGCTGGAAAACAGAAGTGATGGAAGCGAATATGACAGGTACAGGCGGATATAAAGAGATCATTTTTATGATCAATGGGAACGGCGCATACTCAAGGCTGAAGTATGAGAACGGCGCACACCGCGTACAGCGCGTTCCAGAGACCGAATCCGGCGGGCGCATCCATACATCCACGGCAACGGTAGCCTGCCTGCCTGAAGCGGAAGAGGTAGAAGTCGATATACATGAAAAAGACATTCGCGTCGACACCTTCGCATCGAGCGGTCCGGGAGGGCAAAGCGTCAATACGACGATGTCAGCCGTCCGTCTGACCCACCTTCCGACAGGTGTTGTCGTGTCTTGCCAGGATGAGAAATCTCAGATCAAAAACAAAGAAAAAGCGATGAAGGTTCTGCGCGCGCGAATTTACGACAAATTTCAGCAGGAAGCTCAGGCTGAATATGATCAAAACCGGAAATCCGCCGTCGGAACAGGAGACCGCTCTGAGCGCATCCGCACGTATAACTTTCCGCAAAACCGCGTTACCGATCACAGGATCGGCTTGACGATCCAAAAGCTCGACCAAATCCTTGAAGGCAAGCTTGATGAAGTGATTGACGCCCTGATTGTAGAGGATCAGGCAAGCAAGCTTCAGCAGGCGGAGAGCTAA
- a CDS encoding SMU1112c/YaeR family gloxylase I-like metalloprotein: MLESIHHIAIICSDYEASKTFYVDKLGLEILSETYRKDQESYKLDLSLNGRYVIELFSFPDPPARLTRPEAAGLRHLAFTVADLDQTVKELKQKGITAEPIRTDPGTGKRYTFFSDPDGLPLELYEA, translated from the coding sequence ATGCTGGAATCGATTCATCACATCGCCATCATATGCTCGGATTATGAAGCATCCAAAACATTCTATGTCGACAAGCTCGGACTTGAGATTCTGAGCGAAACGTACAGAAAGGATCAGGAATCATATAAACTGGACCTCTCATTAAACGGCCGCTATGTCATCGAACTGTTTTCTTTTCCGGATCCGCCCGCACGCCTTACCAGACCCGAAGCTGCCGGACTCCGCCATTTGGCTTTCACGGTGGCCGATCTTGACCAGACCGTCAAGGAGCTCAAGCAAAAAGGCATCACTGCTGAACCGATCCGCACCGATCCCGGGACGGGCAAGCGCTATACGTTCTTCTCCGACCCGGACGGCCTGCCTTTAGAGCTTTACGAAGCATAG
- the racA gene encoding chromosome-anchoring protein RacA yields the protein MNTADAANELGVSTKTVQRWVKQLQLPASRNELGHYFFTEDDIAILKEVKEQLKNGTPMQDVTVKRPKKTFFIKKNEMIQTKEPALQLNERLEERLQRFLEHEQLERELLQKKIAELERKLEQKADEVVSYQLLQQRRELEEERQQIKHLEQKISQLESMNRREKDTAVRREEKKPKSKLKSIFSF from the coding sequence ATGAATACTGCTGATGCGGCAAATGAACTGGGGGTTTCAACCAAAACGGTGCAGCGTTGGGTCAAGCAGCTGCAACTGCCCGCTTCCCGAAATGAGCTTGGCCACTACTTTTTCACGGAAGACGATATCGCCATTTTAAAAGAAGTAAAAGAGCAGTTGAAAAACGGTACGCCTATGCAGGATGTCACGGTCAAACGCCCGAAAAAAACCTTCTTCATCAAGAAAAACGAAATGATTCAAACGAAAGAGCCTGCACTGCAATTGAATGAGCGGCTCGAAGAAAGGCTGCAGCGTTTTTTAGAGCATGAACAGCTTGAACGCGAGCTGCTCCAAAAGAAAATCGCCGAGCTGGAAAGAAAGCTGGAGCAAAAAGCGGACGAGGTCGTCTCCTACCAGCTTCTGCAGCAAAGGCGCGAACTTGAAGAAGAACGGCAGCAGATCAAGCATCTCGAGCAGAAAATCAGCCAATTGGAAAGCATGAACCGCCGGGAAAAAGATACAGCCGTCAGAAGAGAAGAAAAAAAACCGAAGAGCAAATTGAAATCGATCTTCTCTTTTTAA
- a CDS encoding AEC family transporter produces MSFLNILILLAPIFFVIALGWFAGHFGSYDAKSAKGVSTLVTKYALPAHFVSSILSTPKDKFYSQIPLMISLVIGIVGFYVIILLLLRFLFKYDLTDASMFSLNSAQPTFAFMGIPVLGSLFGMQEVAIPIAITGIVVNAMLDPLAIIVGTVGRSSKKQTETTDSIWKVTGKSILHGLSEPLAFAPLASIILVLFGLQIPELPQKMLDMLGDTTSGIALFAVGVTVGIRKIKFSMPALSIALLKVAAQPALMFVIAMVVGLSSADMTKAVLLVAFPGSAVAAMIATNFESQEAETASAFVISAVLSIISLPILIAITA; encoded by the coding sequence TTGAGCTTTTTAAATATTTTAATCCTCCTTGCGCCAATATTTTTTGTTATTGCGCTGGGATGGTTTGCGGGTCACTTTGGAAGCTATGATGCTAAATCAGCAAAAGGGGTAAGTACGCTCGTAACGAAATACGCGCTTCCGGCCCACTTTGTATCAAGCATTTTGTCAACGCCAAAAGATAAGTTTTACAGCCAGATTCCGCTTATGATTTCATTGGTAATCGGTATCGTTGGATTTTACGTTATTATTTTGCTTCTTTTACGATTTTTGTTTAAATACGATTTAACAGATGCTTCAATGTTCTCATTGAACTCAGCACAGCCGACATTCGCCTTTATGGGCATTCCTGTATTGGGCAGCCTGTTCGGCATGCAGGAAGTTGCGATTCCAATCGCGATTACGGGAATTGTCGTAAATGCGATGCTTGATCCTCTTGCGATCATCGTCGGAACCGTCGGCCGTTCTTCAAAAAAACAAACGGAAACGACGGACAGCATTTGGAAGGTGACAGGAAAATCAATTTTACACGGTTTGTCTGAACCGCTTGCTTTTGCACCGCTTGCAAGTATCATTCTTGTGTTATTCGGTCTGCAAATTCCTGAATTGCCGCAGAAAATGCTTGATATGCTCGGAGATACGACTTCAGGAATCGCCCTATTCGCAGTCGGGGTGACTGTCGGAATCCGCAAAATTAAATTCAGCATGCCTGCCTTGAGCATCGCTTTATTAAAAGTCGCTGCTCAGCCTGCTTTAATGTTTGTGATCGCGATGGTCGTCGGCCTTTCTTCTGCCGACATGACAAAAGCGGTTCTGCTCGTGGCATTCCCTGGTTCTGCTGTGGCGGCCATGATTGCTACAAACTTTGAAAGCCAGGAAGCGGAAACGGCATCCGCGTTTGTGATCAGTGCGGTGCTGTCAATTATTTCGCTGCCGATATTGATTGCAATTACAGCTTAA
- the malS gene encoding oxaloacetate-decarboxylating malate dehydrogenase produces MNNMRRTKEGHLETSLRGKDVLSIPTLNKGVAFSLEERKNLGLEGLLPPTVLSLDQQAERAYEQFSRQPDRLRQNVYLNDLQNRNEVLFYKLLQNHLREMLPVVYTPTVGEAIQEYSHEYRRPHGVYLSIDDMDGIETAFKNLQASADDIDLIVATDSESILGIGDWGVGGINIAIGKLAVYTAAAGIDPSRVIPVVLDVGTNNEKLLNDPLYIGNRHPRVEGERYEQFIDAYVETALKLFPNALLHWEDFGNKNARNIMSKYNHKIATFNDDIQGTGAITLAAILAAVKKTGTSLKDHRVVIFGPGSAGIGIADQIRDTMVLEGLSEEEANRAFWTVDYRGLLTTGMDQIMDFQEPYLRDTEEVKDWKRNEKGEISFEEVIRQVKPTILIGTSGVAGAFSEEIIKEMAAHTERPVILPMSNPTHLAEAVPEDLFKWTDGKALVATGSPFEAVEYNGVKHEIGQSNNAFVFPGLGLGTIVAKAKVITNGMFAASANAVANMVDHEKPGAGLLPKIDDLQDVSVQVAIDVVKAAIKDGVAQVQPEDVEKAVREAMWRPEYKTIVAKQD; encoded by the coding sequence GTGAACAACATGAGAAGAACGAAGGAAGGACATTTGGAGACTTCTTTGCGGGGTAAAGACGTTCTTTCCATTCCAACGCTAAATAAAGGTGTTGCATTTTCTCTTGAAGAAAGAAAGAACCTCGGTCTAGAAGGGCTTCTGCCGCCGACTGTTCTCAGCCTTGATCAGCAGGCAGAACGGGCTTACGAACAATTTTCCCGTCAACCTGACAGACTTCGCCAAAACGTATATTTGAACGATCTGCAAAACAGAAACGAAGTGCTTTTCTATAAATTATTGCAAAACCACCTGCGTGAAATGCTTCCGGTTGTCTATACGCCTACTGTCGGCGAAGCGATTCAGGAATACAGCCACGAATACCGCAGACCGCACGGCGTTTACTTGTCAATCGATGATATGGACGGAATCGAAACGGCTTTTAAAAACCTGCAGGCATCTGCTGATGACATCGATTTGATCGTCGCTACAGATTCCGAAAGCATTTTGGGGATCGGCGACTGGGGCGTCGGAGGCATCAATATTGCGATTGGTAAGCTTGCAGTATATACGGCGGCAGCGGGAATCGATCCGAGCCGCGTTATCCCGGTCGTACTGGATGTCGGAACGAATAATGAAAAACTGCTAAACGATCCGCTCTATATCGGAAACCGTCATCCGCGTGTAGAAGGCGAGCGCTATGAACAATTTATCGACGCTTATGTCGAAACAGCATTGAAGCTTTTCCCTAACGCGCTTCTACACTGGGAAGATTTCGGAAATAAAAATGCCCGCAATATCATGAGTAAATATAACCATAAAATTGCAACATTTAATGATGATATTCAAGGAACAGGGGCTATCACGCTGGCTGCGATTTTAGCAGCTGTCAAAAAGACCGGCACGTCTTTGAAAGACCACCGGGTCGTCATCTTCGGACCTGGTTCTGCTGGTATAGGAATCGCTGACCAAATCCGCGACACCATGGTGCTTGAAGGGCTTTCAGAAGAAGAAGCCAACCGTGCATTCTGGACAGTCGATTACAGAGGATTATTAACGACAGGCATGGATCAAATCATGGATTTCCAAGAACCGTATTTGCGCGATACGGAAGAAGTGAAAGATTGGAAACGCAATGAAAAGGGAGAGATTTCCTTTGAGGAAGTCATCCGTCAAGTGAAGCCTACGATCCTGATTGGTACATCAGGTGTTGCCGGCGCCTTTAGTGAAGAAATCATCAAAGAGATGGCGGCTCATACTGAGCGTCCTGTGATTCTGCCGATGTCAAATCCGACACATCTGGCCGAAGCTGTTCCTGAAGACTTGTTCAAATGGACGGACGGAAAAGCGCTTGTGGCGACGGGAAGCCCGTTTGAAGCTGTTGAGTACAATGGCGTGAAACACGAAATCGGACAATCCAATAACGCTTTTGTATTCCCTGGATTAGGCCTGGGTACAATCGTTGCGAAAGCGAAAGTCATCACAAACGGCATGTTTGCTGCATCTGCCAACGCGGTCGCGAACATGGTGGATCATGAAAAGCCGGGTGCAGGTCTTCTGCCGAAAATCGACGACCTGCAAGACGTATCCGTTCAAGTGGCGATCGACGTTGTAAAAGCTGCCATTAAAGACGGCGTGGCCCAAGTTCAGCCTGAAGATGTCGAAAAGGCTGTCCGCGAAGCCATGTGGCGTCCGGAGTATAAAACAATTGTTGCAAAACAAGACTAA
- a CDS encoding thymidine kinase encodes MYIMKQSGWLELICGSMFSGKSEELIRRIKRATFAKQEVKVFKPAIDNRYSSESVVSHNGTSIVCHAIASPEEIFQYISKETDVIGVDEVQFFDETIVGTLTSLADQGYRVIAAGLDLDFRGEPFGVVPDLMALAETVTKLQAVCSVCGSPASRTQRLINGKPASYDDPVILVGASEAYEARCRHHHEVPGNPK; translated from the coding sequence ATGTACATCATGAAGCAAAGCGGCTGGCTTGAACTCATATGCGGAAGCATGTTTTCGGGCAAATCAGAGGAGCTCATCCGCCGGATCAAAAGGGCGACGTTTGCGAAGCAGGAAGTCAAAGTGTTTAAACCAGCCATTGATAATCGCTACAGCAGCGAATCGGTTGTATCGCATAATGGGACATCCATTGTGTGCCATGCCATCGCATCTCCGGAAGAAATTTTTCAATACATAAGCAAAGAAACGGATGTCATCGGCGTCGATGAAGTGCAGTTTTTTGACGAAACGATTGTCGGCACGTTAACTTCTCTGGCTGATCAGGGCTACCGTGTGATTGCAGCAGGCCTTGATTTGGATTTCCGGGGCGAGCCTTTCGGCGTCGTGCCCGATCTGATGGCTTTAGCGGAAACGGTGACCAAGCTGCAAGCCGTGTGCTCTGTCTGCGGATCTCCAGCCAGCCGCACGCAGAGGCTGATCAATGGAAAACCTGCTTCTTATGACGATCCGGTCATTTTGGTTGGGGCCTCCGAAGCATATGAAGCGCGCTGCCGCCACCATCATGAAGTGCCTGGAAACCCGAAATGA
- the rpmE gene encoding 50S ribosomal protein L31, whose amino-acid sequence MKAGIHPEFKKATVKCACGNEFETGSVKEEVRVEICSECHPFYTGRQKFASADGRVDRFNKKYGLK is encoded by the coding sequence ATGAAAGCAGGAATTCATCCTGAGTTCAAAAAAGCAACAGTCAAATGCGCTTGTGGAAACGAATTTGAAACAGGTTCAGTAAAAGAAGAGGTACGCGTTGAGATTTGTTCTGAATGCCATCCGTTCTACACTGGCCGCCAAAAATTCGCTTCTGCTGATGGTCGTGTTGATCGCTTTAACAAAAAATACGGTCTTAAGTAA